From Anastrepha obliqua isolate idAnaObli1 chromosome 3, idAnaObli1_1.0, whole genome shotgun sequence:
GCGGACACAAACAATAAGCAAATTAAACGAATAGTTTCATAATAATATAGTTTCGAGAATGCTTTACACCTACAATACTTTTATCTACCTGAAGTACTTGTGTTTGAGTTTCGAATAATTTGTTATAACATAAATTGTTTAGAGAAAAACCTGCGTACCTCATAGGTAAAATGAAATGGTAACAGGTAAAAGCGGACGGCATAGCCGAATGGTTTCATGCGTGACTATTCTTCGAAAGTATAGAGGTTCGAAACCCCGcgcacgaaacaccaattgatagaaaaagttgtttctaatagcggtcgctgcTAGGCagtggcaaatctccgagtgtatttctgctatgaaaaaaccatttttcctcaattcattaaaaataggAGGGCGAAGAACCcggccaaatatatatatgtacatatataaatatgtatttatgttatgTATAAGTTACAATATgataaatgaattgaaattagaaaaaataaatttaaacggAAGgtggtaaaatattttctgatgtAAAGTGAAACCAATTAAAATGGagctaaattaaatgaaattaatataatataatttaatttacataaaataaagtgaCATGCAATTTGATGAATAAATATTCATACTCACTGTTATGGGTGAACAAGCAAAGAGGTAGGTGTACCCGCTCGCGCCATCTATAGCGGGCTCCCGTTTTGTCAAATACGTCACCGAATTCTTGGGGCAACGGCAATGAACTATTTGCTCGGTCACATTTAGCTCAGCTGAAGTGGTAAGCGTCCATGTATAGTCGCGAAAATGtctacaaaataaacaaataaaaaatataacaacactATTCAACCTCGAAGAATTTCACTCGCATACTCACTTGCACACAGGCAACTTGTGCACCGGCTggcacattttatagtgacgCGTCTTATCGACAATCGTATGACCATCGTCCACATGCAATCCGCTCGGACAGCCCCCAATGAAGGTGATCATGGACTCCTTAGCATGATGCCCATTATGACCCGAGTGCCGCATATGAGCCGTAGTCGGCTCCACCGAGTAATAATTGCGATGCGATAGTGTATGTGGAAATTCATTATCGCTAAGCTCACTGAGCTCTTCGTCTTCCTGTGAATTGAGTAAGGCGTCATTGGCCTCACTATGCGATGAGGATGCCGCATAGTCAGTTGGTTGCAAGTGTAAATCCTCTTCGTAGACAGCTCCCAAACGTTGCATCAACTTCTTCAAATGTAGCTGTTCGAATTTCTTATCATTGAAGTCGCCTGCTAGCAGTCGCTTGTGTTGCAACATACGCTCTCTTTCATAGTAGCTACGGTATTTGTCGTGTGTGACTTCACCCGAGGAGACGCTGCTGTGTTGGGGATGATGGTGTAGTATAACATGTGGCTGGCGATTCAATTCCGGACAGCGACACTGTCGCTCGATCCAAGGTGTGTCATACAAATCGACTTTCGAGCAAACAGCATTCGGTGCACAAATCGGTAAATCGTCCTCAGAATTCTGTTATGAAAAGAGCAAATAAGAGTGAAGATAAAATAAGAGCTGGTTTCAAAGTGTACAGACTTGATGGTTAGATGTATACATTATTTGCATTTCAGATTTATTTGTGTGCAATAGTTTATAATTAATAGAATGCAGCTACAATACGAGGGCTGTTGAAAGCTATTTATATTTAAACGAGTCAATCCTACACTAACCATTTGCcctcatattttatataatttcctGTACACACTGCTGtcataagttttaaatataactTAGAAAATGCCTCTTTTGGCTATCTAAAATGATTTCCcatttgaaaatatatgttgCACTCATTAAAAATGCCAAGTATGAATCTACATATAAGTCCCACgtaaaattatgaattaaacaaaaaagtattcgGTTACGCAAATGCAAATTATTTCACagcttttttctaaaataagatttacatatgtacacgtaCTGATGTATACACCTagagaaaaacaattttgacgCGATTCACTAATACAAAAATCATTGTAAGGCTTAAAATGAGGCATTCGTTTTTAGATAAGTCGAAGCGTTTGTTCTAGCGCCATATGGTTtctctttacttttatttttagtccAATTATAATTTACAAAAGTCATTAGCAACAACTACACTCACTAGCAAGAAATTATAAGCAGTTCAGAAATTTTTAAGCCCAGCACCCTTCTTTGGACTATCATAGAGCGCCGTTAGTAGAAACTATTGCAGGTATATGTATTAggtgtttttaagagcttcaGAACTCAAACCAGAAATATTGATAGAAtgagtttttatttgtataacgAAAGTActcgtatttgaaaaaaaaaaaaaaaaattgaaacttatGACTTATTTACAAATGTATTGATTATTTGTGAGTTCCTATGCGTGCTAAATCTTCGTTGAAAAAGGAATTTTAGGCTAGCATATTTGcaataagaaaaatagaaaaaaatgtaagggGAAAGGGAAATAGTACTAGGGCGCGCACACCATTTTAATCAGACGATTTCGTTTCGCAGATATTAGCAAAGGTACCTAAAATACACCTCAATCCTACCCGATGACATGTCAAAGTACAATTTACAGTATTAAAGCGCGTGACAAATTTAGTCGCAGATCAGAAGAGTAGAAACTTACAGAACACATAAAGGTTCACAGTGAAGTTTAATCCAGGTTTCCTAGATTCATGGTACCTACAAGCAGGTGATCTTAATGGCATCtcacaaacaaaaacatatcTTGATCAGTGCAAAACTTCAACAAAATGAAGGTTTGTTAGAGCCGATAAATTCCGTTCGCAGTGACTAGATGGTTTGTTTTTTCCTATAAGATTAATCTAATTTTATCTCTACCAAATTACCCCAGCTGTCACAGCTATTTCAGCATCCAAAATAGCATCATTTTATCTCCAAAAGCGGTTTCAGTTACAGTATTCGATTTAAAAGTAGTAGGTTGTTAACCAAGAATGCCTATTCATCTTTGGTATAGTTGATGGGACaagatatttgtttttaagcCGCTATTTGTTTTTAAGCCGCTATTTGTTTTGCAACCACCCACTATAGGTCAGAATTTTCTGGTATTCCAGTTTTTGGTCCAGTTAATTTTCCACCTACCCTGCATATCTGCCCAGAATTCCACTATCCGCCACCCGAGGGTACATCCGGGGAACTCCACACGGTACTAGCCGTCCACCAGACAGCTTTATAACAaccaattattaattaatatctcCAAAGAAGACCTCTTCAACCGCATGGTTACGAAATAGAATAGGGAGTAAGAATAATTTAAGAATAACTCTCCTATACtcacatttacatatgtgtCCTAAAACTCTACAACTGCTAAGTTTCAGTACCCGTCAAAGTTACGTCCAGTTCATTCAATCTGGTTTGCCATTTTATCATGTATCTTTTCACGCGTGGaagtcattcaaaaatattatagaaattCGTCCCAGTTGAATATAACTAACATCGGCCCTTATGACTtctgaaataagaaaatacaccgCTATCGTCAACTTTCTGGATGTAGAGTGACGTTAACCGGCTTTCATTGGCCAGAGCTGTGGTTGAAGTTGTGAAGGAGAGATTTGACAACTGGGTTATATAAAGCACTGTCAGAGAAACAGGGGCGGTAACTTGAAAGGTTGCGCTATTCCATACATAATGGCTTGGCTTTACATATCAAAGTAAAGTTAGagtgaaattaatattttactcccttatcatgtcggtctccttgccgcggggat
This genomic window contains:
- the LOC129240347 gene encoding protein giant-lens, coding for MWPHTILAVLLCSQQLCTAWSTRLPLEVYELTATATAAAANSAADDSSINNNTRLRSLEYSTANAKAYVQQAATTKTASTIQPIATDLHYTAAGVPQQHQQHEHNADHRRSRQMLQIIEQQQQQREHQQHKYHRESLLQQQQLLKLSKFTSPYAVYEKDDNSYNRQRHSGAHITAQSVRILYQVGNSEDDLPICAPNAVCSKVDLYDTPWIERQCRCPELNRQPHVILHHHPQHSSVSSGEVTHDKYRSYYERERMLQHKRLLAGDFNDKKFEQLHLKKLMQRLGAVYEEDLHLQPTDYAASSSHSEANDALLNSQEDEELSELSDNEFPHTLSHRNYYSVEPTTAHMRHSGHNGHHAKESMITFIGGCPSGLHVDDGHTIVDKTRHYKMCQPVHKLPVCKHFRDYTWTLTTSAELNVTEQIVHCRCPKNSVTYLTKREPAIDGASGYTYLFACSPITRIRCQRKQPCKLFTVRKRQEFLDEVNINALCQCPKGHLCPSHHTQSGVIPGESFLEDNIQTYSGYCMAND